Part of the Scomber japonicus isolate fScoJap1 chromosome 2, fScoJap1.pri, whole genome shotgun sequence genome, TTCCCTCAACCAATGTTATTAGTGTTAGCGTCTTTTTCACCTTTAATTATGATAACAGACACATTTTGATAACATTCATAGACACATACATATAACATATATGAACAGTCACCTGCCACTTCATTGGGGAAACCTGTgcatctaattcaatccaattcaacagctctgctttaaattatgttttttataaagtttaaacattttacactttattaatcgaatatctttattttatattccaaaatctacatgaactaatgaatgcattttcaaatgagagataaatgttgctttataagaaattatctcccttataaatcatgtcagtatccatgaaaaacagctggacttagattttggtgcttaatgggaacatttaccctaacagctgaaaattattcatttttatttaatttgaaagtcatcaaaaagtaattgaatgtaataagttacattactcaATACAAAAAATAGGATAAATAGGATAACTAGTCATCtataacctattacatttccaaggTAACCTTCATAACCctgttttttattacttttctaatgttctaactAATGTTTCCACATACTCCAAGCACACCTCACCCATACCCATGaccatatatacacacattcatacacataaaACGTGATATaaggtttaaaatgtaaataaataaataaataaataaataaggggCAAAATCAAATGATGTAACGTCGATGCATGtaactaggcatgggatgataaccgtgttcaaggtataccgtgATTTGAAAAAGCCATGATAACCGAAACCACCAGATTTTCTCTCATACCGTTCCTATtgtaaggtatgagctgtttttagtctggtcaaagacaggaagtgcaggtcagaaatccctcaggtggtgcagctgcagcgtcgagtatcacgacccctcacactgtcattacagattcaggttaaattaacatgtctgtctttatttgtcttccttttaggaacattttagagctgtaatcaccaccataccatgaaaccgtgatatttgttcttatggttatcataccgctagaatctcataccggcccatgcctatgtaactagttactccccaacactgcctGTCAGTGGTTGGTAAGTGTGTCCTGCAGGTGTAGTTACATGCCTTTTTCCTGCAGGTGTCGCCACTGAGCCCTTTGACTCGTCCTCTCTACTGTAAACACTGAGCAGAAGAAGCTGCTAGCCACTGTAAACAAAGCTGAGCCGTCTGCCTCTCTGCAGcaactaaaacactaaaaactgcTTCATGTGGAGAGAAGATACAACCACAAACACGTCTACACTGCAGTAAAGTGAGTGCTAACCGAGTTATCTTTAAAAACAGACTGACAACCAGAGCTGTGCAGCTTTTTTAATCAGATAGCTCTCTGACTAGCACAGGCATGCTAAAGTTAAAACTGAAAATCGGATTATAAACACAGTACGATGCTTTATTCCTGCAGAGTTTGAACATTGAATGTGTTTCTCTGCAGGGCCCGTCGGtcagtcctcctcttcctcctcttcctcctccagcagcagcagttcagCCCGGTGCAGCAGCTGCTATGATCCGGCCTGCAGTCTAAGGAGGAGGATAATGGCTGCAGAGCTGTTTCCCAGTAAGAAGCTGCTACCCTCCATCCAGCAGTACCAGCAGCAGAACCGGACCAACAACAACACCGCGGCCGCTCAGGGCTGCTGCAACTGGCAGGGCCTGTACCCGACCATCCGGGAGAGGTCAGTGTCTACACAGCCTTTActctactaatactactaatactgcaaTAATAACACACTACATTACAAGTTAAAGTCATGCATTACATATCATACTGTAGTAGTATAGaaatattatgagtgatgtagtatgcagtattatgagtgatgtagtatgcagtattacagtaaaagtactgcagtattatgagtgatgtagtatgcagtattacagtaaaagtactgcagtattatagtgatgtagtatgcagtattacagtaaaagtactgcagtattatagtgatgtagtatgcagtattacagtaaaagcactgcagtattatagtgatgtagtatgcagtattacagtaaaagtactgcagtattatagtgatgtagtatgcagtattacagtaaaagtagtgatgtattattatatatgacatcattagattattaatagtgaagcatcagtgttagagcagcatgttactgttgtagctgctggaggtggagctagtttatactactttatatacagttagctagtttacactactttatatacagttagctagtttatactactttatatacagttagctagtttacactactttatatacagttagctagtttatactactttatatacagttagctagtttatactactttatatacagttagctagtttatactactttatatacagttagctagtttatactactttatatacagttagctagtttatactactttatatacagttagctagtttactctactttatatacagttagctagtttacactactttatatacagttagctagtttatactactttatatacagttagctagtttacactactttatatacagttagctagtttagtccagtggttcccaacctaggggtggggcccctccaaagagtcagcagataaatgtgagggctgctgagatgattaatggaagaggaaagaagaaaaaacaaagttctgatacacaaatgtgttttcagtttttggactttttctctaatctttgatttttgctgaaatattggatcatttgaacatttattgaaatgaaagcatgtgagaagtttagagggaagaatcagtatttggtggagctgttaacaactcatagacatctgaaatgtgagccgactacacactgctgactggtttcatctttaacaatgtgttgtattttaaaagcttgttgtATTACTTGGGTAAATGTACTTATGTTATTTTCATCACTGGTATCTGAACCTCAGAAACTGCAGATATGATCAGCTGTTTGAGACCGTGGAGGCCGACAGCTCAGATAACCAGCTGAGGTCATAACATCAACCACAGAGGCAGCACAGTGTTTGCAGTAGTCTTATTGATCGAGTTTGATCCACAacccagaaaatattcacattgaaAAAGCTGGATTCAACACTAACACCTTGAATTaaacatcatgtgactgtgtgtgactgtgtgtttgcaggaaTTCAGTCATGTTCAACAATGAGATGATGGCAGATGTTCACTTTGTGGTCGGGCCGCCTGGTGGGACGCAGCGTGTACCGGGACACAAGGTAACACCAGGATCAGGCCCTGAGGTCTGGGTTCCTCggaaaatatgtttatgttgatataataaaaataagtcGTAATGACAAGAAAGACCTAAAACAGGATGGTcagactcattttcattcaagggccacatacggTCCAATCTGATATCATGTGGGCCGGAACATtataaagatggaaggaaagatggaagaaagggagaaaggaaggaaggacagacagacagaaggaaggaaggaaagaaggaatgaaggacggacagaaggaaggaaagatggaaggaaggacagacagaaggagggaaggaaagaaggaagcaaggaaagatggaaggacagaaggaagaaagggagaaaggacaaattgaaggaaggaaaaaaagagggaagggaggacggatagaaggaaggaaagatggaagaaagggagaaaggatgaaggacagacagaaggagagaaggaaagagggaaggaaggaaggaagaaagtgaggaaggacaaattgaaggagggaaggaaaagaagacaggaaggaaagatagaaggaaggagggaagaaaagagggaaggaaggaaggaaagcgggcccgattggacccctcggcggtccggttctggcccacatgccgcatgtttgacatccctgacctagaacattattatttatttagaagtTTCTGAAGTTAAAAGTTTGTAATAATATTTCTGTATTGCATTAAAATCATTGAGATGTAGAAGTGTAGCTAAAACCTCTGACCGTGGTCCGTGTGGTCTCTCGTTTCTCGGCAGTACGTTCTGGCCGTCGGCAGCTCCGTCTTCCACGCTATGTTCTACGGAGAACTGGCCGAGGATCAGGAGGAGATCCGGATCCCTGACGTGGAACCGCCGTCGTTCCTCGCCATGTTGAAGTATGTCGAACATTTAACTCTGCCTTTCTATAAAAACAGCAGAATGAACTTATTACACTACGTTTGAGTCTTTGGGCCAAACTTCAGCTCTTTTCTCACACATACAGTTCTGTGTGAGTCTTATCTCACCAAACAATCAAATACAGGAACTATGTCCACacaatttaaaattaattattgaaTATTACTGTTAATTCAGGTTCCTGCTATTACTCCAGCCTGAATACTTACACACTTTAGCCTgtagaagctgttttctttctttttaatactacatacacatttcctgtgttttctgGTTGTTCTAAttaagagactgagaaataaatatatatatcgtcattatagcattgctaaaacaactaatctaatgttggcctaagacttttgcacagtactgtacgTATGGAGAAATTTGGGGTTGAGTTTGAGTATCTTGCTCAAAAACATTTGGATGTTAAACCATCAGCTTTATGATTAACGTCACCTGAGCTGCAGTCAGTTAAATGTGTTGTGATTTAGTTTTGTTGCACCAGATGTTGCAGGTGACTGAGCTGTTTCTATGTCGCAGGTACATCTACTGTGATGAGATCGACCTGTGTGCCGACACGGTGCTCGCTACACTCTACGCTGCCAAAAAGTACATCGTGCCTCACCTGGCCCGAGCCTGCGTCAACTTCCTGGAAACCAGCCTGAGTGCCAAGAACGCCTGCGTGCTTCTGTCCCAGAGTTGCCTGTTCGAGGAGCCTGACCTGACGCAGCGCTGCTGGGAGGTGATCGACGCCCAGGCGGAGCTGGCGCTGCGCTCCGAGGGGTTCTGCGACATCGACACGCAGACGTTGGAGAGCATCCTGCGGCGGGAGACGCTCAACGCCAAAGAGATGGTGGTGTTCGAGGCGGCGCTGAACTGGGCCGAAGCCGAGTGCCAACGACAAGACCTGTCGCCAACCATCGAGAACAAGCGTCTGGTGCTGGGGAAGGCCATCTACCTGATCCGGATCCCCACCATGGCGCTGGAGGACTTCGCCAACGGAGCGGCGCAGTCCGGTGTGTTGACGCTCAACGAGACCAACGACATCTTCCTGTGGTACACCGCCGCCAAGAAGCCCGACCTGCTGTTCTGCACCAAACCGCGTAAAGGCCTGGCGCCGCAGCGCTGCCACCGCTTCCAGTCCTGCGCCTACAGGAGCAACCAGTGGCGGTACCGAGGACGCTGCGACAGCATCCAGTTCGCTGTGGACAAACGCGTCTTCATCGCCGGCTTCGGCTTGTACGGCTCCAGCTGCGGGTCGGCCGAGTACAGCGCCAAGATCGAGCTGAAGCGGCAGGGCGTGCCGATGGCCCAGAGGATCATCAAGTACTTCTCAGACGGCTCCAGCAACACCTTCCCCGTCTTTTTCGAGTATCCGGTGCAGATCGAGCCGGACACCTTCTACACCGCCAGCGTGGTGTTGGACGGCAACGAGCTCAGCTACTTCGGCCAGGAGGGCATGACAGAGGTGCAGTGTGGGAAAGTGACCTTCCAGTTCCAGTGCTCCTCGGACAGCACCAACGGCACCGGAGTGCAGGGCGGACAGATCCCGGAGCTCATCTTCTACGCCTGAACCCCGGCCGGAGGAAACTCGCCGCAGAGATTTTCCTGCTTCACTGCCATCaagactttaaatgtgaaacTGTGGAGACGGAGTTCTCAGGAAGCTGAAGAGAGGGAGACTCCTGAAGTATCTGCTGAGCCTTCGACGTGTGACTGAAACAAAAAGAGTCAATCAGAACAAACAGAAGCTGAATCCTCACATTCCTTCATcacctgtgttgttgttttttgtttgtttggagaATCATGTCAACACCGTTCAGAGAGTATTTTTATGTTCCTCTTACTGTCAGCAGATCTTAACACTATGTTACTCTCAGCTCCGAGCTCATTGGTTCATACTGATGACATcaatctttaaaaacacttcacaaatatatagtttcacTTTTGACAATGGTTCattaatttcctaaaacagGTTTTGGGTTTATTGTAGTTTAGAGAAAATAACGCAGTGGTTGGGAACTATTTTCAGCggtggatgaatccacatttggtgctctagtgagtatttctgctAGCGGTGAGGCTCATTGACgtgtttttaatagtatttTGTAACAACGATGGAGGTCTACAGAGGAGTTAGATATATCACAggcaatacttgttagtagatcagttgaAACGTGACAATAAGAAATAACTTAGAATACTAATTTGCGGCTGTGAGAACGTCTCTGGATGAAACCGGTGCAGTTGATCTGttagtttggtttattttgaggCCGACAAAACGTCTTCAAACAATCCTGAACCCAAAGACATTCAATCCTACAATCATATCAAACACGTCAAATTTTTACAGAGGCTGGAATATATAAAAGTGTCGGTTTGATGAATTGAACCATCGAATCATCAAGTATCAAATTTGTTGTCGTTAAATTTAAGTGATTGACTGACTCTAATcgtttcagttcagtttaaatCATTGCGACTCgtaactagggctgggtatcattttttaaaaacttacgataccagcaccaatccaagcacccttaaagtgatcctgataccagctgagtccTTCATTAGATTCCCATTAACACGTGTAGGTCTCTGTCTTCTATCCAGTGTAACAGGCGAgtagtgtagactcactttagagcgtttTGGTGGCATCTTGAGATtagagctgggcgatatggacaaaatcaagaaTCACGATATTTTAGACCGAATACCTCGATATATgcttgataaataatcatcagtaatgtggatataatgacaaagtgggtaaaagattaataacagaacagctagaacagtctggtaagttcagaaaattatatatttcactgtaattcaaaacgtgattaatcgcgattaactatgggaattctgcgattaatctcgattcaaaaaattaatcgtttgacagccctaatttttttttaaacttttcatcGACGGTCATCTCTACATTATcgttgcaatatcgatatcgagatatttggtctaaaatattgtgatacttgattttgtccgTATCGTCCAGCTCTAACAGgaagtcatattttctagctccgggtgcaaaaaggattgattgcaggtgtcgtttgatgggagacgtttcGATACGACTTGGTATTAATTTATTTCGGTTTATACCTTTTTAAAAGTATTGAGcactgatacccagccctagtcgGACCCTCCACCCCTGACCTCCAGGGTTATTctaccacagaagaagagatgtTGCCCCAAACACTTTAACATCAGAGGGAAGGTTGAGTACATGTTACACGTTTACCTGTTaacccttcctgtcgtcctcccgggtcaaactgaccctgtTTGTtcttactgttccttccttccttccttcctccctccttctctctttctttcctcccccctaccttcctcccttccttctttcctgtctttccctccttctctctctttccacccccctaccttcctcccttccttccttcttccctcctttccttcctccctccctccttctctctttctttcctcccccctaccttcctcccttccttttttcctctgcccttccttctttcctctgtccttctttccttcccttccttccttccttccttccttccttccttccttccttccttccttccttcctccctccttctctctttctttcctcccccctaccttccttccttcctttctcccttcctcccttccttctcccttcctcccttcttctctctttctttcctcccccctaccttcctcccttcctcccttccttcctttcctcccttcctccctcccttgactcaaggacaacaggagggttaactcttTCATATGTTTGACGTCTGCTGTGACAGGAAACCGTCTCAGACTACTCGGTATCGCTTCGGTCGACACTTTTTAAAGACTTGGCaagacaactttatttaaagAAGCACATTTCACTACGACTAAACTCAGCGTGCTTTACTTTAACACGTACACTCGGTTACACTAAACGTCAAGTATTAACACGAACAGTATAATAGATGCAATGTTTGGGGTTTTTAacccttcgtgtcgtcctcccgggtcaaattgaccctgtttgtttttactgttccttccttccttccttccttcctcccttccttccttctgtcctccctccctcccttctgtccttcctcccttccttctttcctctgtccttccttcctcccttccatccttccttcctccatcccttctatcctcctccttccctccttctctctttctgtcctccccccttcctcccttccttctgtcttctgtccttctatccttccttcctttccttcctccctccctccttctctttctttcctccccctaccttcctcccttccttctttcctccttccttcctttccttcctccctccctccttctctctttctttcctccccccttccttcctcccttcattcttcctctcttccatccttcctcccttgactgaaggacaacaggagggttaaagcaggGTTTCAGTTTcccgcctttttttttttaaagatcaaatgtttgattttcaACATGAATGAAAACTTGAGCACTTCCTGTAATGACACTACGTTTAAAGAGTTGAACACATTCCTGCTTCTAAAGAACCGAAGAAGgactttaaaacacaaatgaagcACTGTCGCTATTATTTAAccctttctgtgtctgtgtgggtttaACTTCGCAGGTTTTGGTTATTTTAacccttcgtgtcgtcctcccgggtcaaattgaccctgtttgtttttactcttccttccttccttccttccttccttccttccttccttccttctgtctgttcttccttcctccctccctccttctctctttctttcctcccccctaacttcctcccttccttctttcctctgttcttctttccttccttctttcctctgtccttctttccttccttcctccttctttcctcccttccttccttccatcccttccttcctcctttcctccatcccttccttcctcctttccttcctcctttccttccttccttcctttccatcctcctgtccatcctcatttccttccttccttccttctttccttcctccatcccttcctccattccttccttctccatcctctcctttccttccttcctccctgccatccttctttcctccatcccttccttctttcctccttccatccttccttcctccatccatcccttcctccctccctccctcccttgactcaatgacaacaggagggttaaaagctgAATTATAAGTTTCATGttagtaatcagattacagctgTCTGTCACACtactttatttccttttcttttcttcttttcttttctttttcttcttttattacaAATGTGTCGACTTAAAGGTGCATTTCACCCGTTACCTCCCTGAAATGTTCCAGTTTATCACTCAGCAGGTTCGTCTCaaaggattttaaaatgtactcctggttttattttattttatgttgtatttaacAGTTCAGTATTCCTCTTATTTCACTCTCACTGATACATACTCAGCTACTTCCtgtgtgtgcttttcttttctttctaaagcaggggtgtcaaacatgaggcccgtgggccagaaccggcccgccgaggggtccaatccgccccagcttccttcctgtcttcttttccttccttgcatctgtccttccttcctccctttcttccatctgtccttcttccctttctttcttttttccttctttccttcctgtctgttttccttccttccttccttccttccttctttccatccttccttccttccttcctcccttctttccatccttccttccttcctccctttcttccatctgtccttcttccctttcttccttccttccttcctttctttctttctttttcttttttccttctttccttcctgtcttgttttccttccttccatctgtccttccttccttccttccttctgtccttcctccccttctttctttttcttttttccttccatctgtccttccttccttccttctgtccttcctcccctcctttctttcttttttctttccttcgctccttccatctttttaatgatccggcccacatgagatcaaattggtctgtatgtggcccttgaatgaaaatgagtttgacacctctggtttacatcatttcttttttttttcatcgtTGTCTCAGTTGtgtaaatatatttctgtgtCCTGACGCACTACTTCATCtattctctttaaaaaaaaaaaaaaaagaggaggagaaaaaaaaacatgttttatataattCTATATTGAGAAATCATATTTTTGGATGtctttgtttcctgttgtcTGATCCAAGCAGAATGTGCAGTGAGTCGGTGACAGTGGCCTTATGAATGTGTTGTTGTGACAAATTTGGAAATAAAAGGTTCAAATCGATTTGTGCTAAAGTgtttttattagggctgtcaaacgattaatttttttaatcgagattaatcgcagaatttccatagttaatcacgattaatggcgttttgaattgcatgtttaaaatcctgttatttaacatttgaaggcagttttaagcccataatgtaaagcatttcttaccagagtgtcttaactgggaatcaatcacggctctgctgcgactcccacactccaaaatggtcctttggtggagctgaggctggcttggctgcacctgggtgtttagcgtggaggtgctaactcaaactccacgtactccggtggtagttaaactccgtttgacacaggttgcattttacttttgacttgtcaactgaagcgtctggaagtgttttaaagttaaacaagccgttcaaaagtccagtagctctcttactttccatcagcgcggtaggtttactgcaggaggccacttcaaagcatagcgctacagctagaggagccgtctacgggggagtagaaaggacaaaaaggcttgcaacattaaaatgagattaaaaaaattaacgcgttatggattgcattaatctaatcgtgattaacgcgttaacgctgacagccctagtttttatACTCAACACGTGCTCCATAATGACCAGAGCCTGATTAATACTGGATAATATAAGTTTTAAAAGTCATGAAAATATATctgtataattataatatatacattttattttatttaagtgcTTTACAGCGTCTGAGATACACTATCAAATAAAATTATAGACGTAACTTTGAGGATCGAGGCGGGAAAATTAACAAAagtgttgaataaaataaataaaaatgggaTAAAT contains:
- the btbd3a gene encoding BTB/POZ domain-containing protein 3a, with translation MAAELFPSKKLLPSIQQYQQQNRTNNNTAAAQGCCNWQGLYPTIRERNSVMFNNEMMADVHFVVGPPGGTQRVPGHKYVLAVGSSVFHAMFYGELAEDQEEIRIPDVEPPSFLAMLKYIYCDEIDLCADTVLATLYAAKKYIVPHLARACVNFLETSLSAKNACVLLSQSCLFEEPDLTQRCWEVIDAQAELALRSEGFCDIDTQTLESILRRETLNAKEMVVFEAALNWAEAECQRQDLSPTIENKRLVLGKAIYLIRIPTMALEDFANGAAQSGVLTLNETNDIFLWYTAAKKPDLLFCTKPRKGLAPQRCHRFQSCAYRSNQWRYRGRCDSIQFAVDKRVFIAGFGLYGSSCGSAEYSAKIELKRQGVPMAQRIIKYFSDGSSNTFPVFFEYPVQIEPDTFYTASVVLDGNELSYFGQEGMTEVQCGKVTFQFQCSSDSTNGTGVQGGQIPELIFYA